From a single Rhodococcus qingshengii JCM 15477 genomic region:
- a CDS encoding wax ester/triacylglycerol synthase domain-containing protein: protein MGASNTSGARMAQLNPRDAEFIYHEGAGHLNHLIAVYFFETSLHPSAEFTAEQAVDWVTARLGCDRMFTQRVQRTPLGLDHPYWVTDPDFDVRKHVYVNKINDTGWAALQKPLSALLTTKMDLRRPPWELHFFVGLEGLEELPGRLTAVVLKSHHSAADGIAIRTLGEAIFSGKVQQAGSEPSVPFVRARIFTKSLLGFPGRIYRFARQVPGNRRAQRDADAAKKAGEWVESLNERPAIRFNGKVSGAASLEPMTMSGEQVREIKDSVPGATVNDVLLAVVGGALTRYLTEKDERPSDSLIAMVPRSVRKVEAWESANQLVALLVDMHTQVESPLERLALISSSARSEKARTSHPAVRRAGAAVETTPAPLMRLMAYARKQNDHSLD from the coding sequence ATGGGCGCGTCCAACACGTCAGGCGCAAGGATGGCGCAGCTGAACCCACGCGATGCCGAATTCATCTATCACGAGGGCGCTGGTCACCTGAACCATCTGATCGCTGTGTACTTCTTCGAGACATCGTTGCACCCAAGCGCGGAATTCACGGCAGAACAGGCAGTGGACTGGGTTACCGCACGCCTCGGATGTGATCGCATGTTCACTCAACGAGTCCAACGGACTCCGTTGGGACTGGACCATCCCTACTGGGTGACAGACCCTGACTTCGACGTCCGAAAGCACGTGTACGTCAACAAGATCAACGACACAGGATGGGCAGCGCTGCAAAAGCCGTTGAGCGCGTTGTTGACCACGAAGATGGACCTGCGCCGTCCGCCGTGGGAACTGCACTTCTTCGTAGGTTTGGAGGGACTTGAAGAATTGCCGGGCCGACTGACGGCGGTGGTGCTCAAGTCTCACCACAGTGCAGCTGACGGTATCGCCATCAGGACGTTGGGCGAGGCTATCTTTTCGGGCAAGGTGCAGCAGGCTGGGTCCGAACCGTCTGTGCCGTTTGTGCGAGCGAGGATATTCACCAAGTCGCTACTGGGGTTTCCCGGCCGAATATATCGCTTCGCAAGGCAGGTACCAGGCAACCGACGCGCTCAGAGAGATGCTGACGCTGCGAAGAAGGCAGGAGAATGGGTGGAGAGCCTCAACGAGAGGCCTGCAATTCGATTCAACGGCAAGGTGAGTGGAGCTGCCTCACTCGAACCGATGACAATGTCCGGGGAGCAGGTCCGTGAGATCAAGGATTCGGTGCCCGGTGCCACTGTCAACGACGTTCTACTCGCCGTTGTCGGAGGCGCTCTGACGCGCTACCTCACGGAAAAGGATGAAAGGCCAAGCGATTCCTTGATCGCGATGGTTCCTCGCTCGGTGCGTAAGGTCGAAGCGTGGGAGTCGGCGAATCAGTTGGTGGCTCTGCTGGTGGATATGCACACCCAGGTCGAGTCCCCATTGGAGAGGTTGGCGCTCATTTCGAGTTCGGCACGGTCGGAGAAGGCGCGCACGTCCCATCCCGCGGTCAGGCGTGCCGGGGCCGCAGTCGAGACCACGCCCGCGCCTTTGATGAGATTGATGGCGTATGCGCGCAAGCAGAACGATCACAGCCTCGATTGA
- a CDS encoding WS/DGAT domain-containing protein codes for MVSNIPLSVEGLTLAGAPGAAVLAVQAPIDGDGLRHFMVAAAGGGLTLNVIADTATMPDLHHYIELLRASFDDLAAAAAMQTADSPNQEVAS; via the coding sequence ATGGTGAGTAACATTCCACTCTCGGTCGAAGGGTTGACGCTTGCCGGCGCCCCGGGCGCGGCTGTGCTTGCAGTGCAAGCGCCCATCGACGGGGATGGGCTACGGCATTTCATGGTCGCCGCAGCAGGTGGGGGACTGACCCTCAACGTCATCGCGGATACCGCGACCATGCCCGATCTCCACCATTACATCGAACTACTGCGAGCAAGTTTCGATGACTTGGCAGCGGCAGCCGCGATGCAGACTGCGGATTCACCTAACCAAGAGGTTGCCTCCTGA
- a CDS encoding DUF559 domain-containing protein, which translates to MEVVTRNQLLEQGTSRSSISRSTRSGRLHRILPSVYSTEEPGYFERCVAVTLWKPEAVLSHTSAAWLWDLLPEEPLFVEATVAPSVRAASPQWVRLHRRTGVSSDEWMGLPIVPIEQCFIDVATTLPRPALEAFFDAAVSTRVPWKSIAQLCDASRGRHGIPAVREQLRTCCPLTRSEPERAVARALTARNVHLEINARVGPYFGDLVDTRARVIVEIDGREFHTDPATFNNDRRRQNALVLDGWMVLRYSAATAMAHLDAVADEIITVVRRRRHNRA; encoded by the coding sequence GTGGAAGTTGTCACAAGAAACCAGTTGCTCGAGCAGGGCACTTCGCGCAGTTCGATCTCCCGATCCACGCGGTCAGGGCGACTCCATCGAATCCTGCCGTCGGTGTACTCCACCGAAGAACCTGGATACTTCGAGCGTTGCGTCGCGGTCACACTGTGGAAGCCTGAGGCCGTCCTCAGCCATACCAGCGCAGCCTGGCTGTGGGATCTCCTGCCGGAGGAACCACTCTTCGTCGAGGCCACCGTGGCTCCCAGCGTCCGAGCAGCCAGTCCGCAGTGGGTACGGCTTCACCGACGAACAGGAGTCTCGTCGGATGAGTGGATGGGTTTACCGATCGTGCCGATCGAGCAGTGCTTCATCGACGTCGCGACCACGTTGCCACGGCCCGCACTCGAGGCCTTCTTCGACGCGGCGGTATCGACCCGAGTGCCGTGGAAGTCGATAGCCCAACTGTGTGATGCGAGCCGCGGCAGGCACGGGATCCCCGCCGTACGCGAACAACTCCGCACCTGTTGCCCGCTCACTCGTTCGGAACCGGAGCGAGCAGTCGCCCGTGCACTGACTGCGCGCAACGTTCACCTGGAGATCAACGCTCGGGTCGGACCCTACTTCGGCGATCTGGTCGACACGCGAGCCCGGGTGATCGTGGAGATCGACGGGCGCGAATTCCATACCGACCCCGCAACTTTCAACAACGATCGACGGCGTCAGAACGCACTCGTTCTCGACGGATGGATGGTGTTGCGTTACTCCGCCGCCACCGCGATGGCCCATCTCGACGCTGTGGCGGACGAAATCATCACAGTGGTCCGAAGACGCCGACACAACCGGGCGTAA